In Ornithorhynchus anatinus isolate Pmale09 chromosome 17, mOrnAna1.pri.v4, whole genome shotgun sequence, the following proteins share a genomic window:
- the CENPV gene encoding centromere protein V yields the protein MVKAKGAAGKSRGRTRPAAAAAAAGAAAAAQAWLPAGKGKSRQGGKKPSPPERKGEESPLPPAPLESGPLDLGGQRERWVKFQKRQSLTCEGAAKLLLDTFEYQGLVKHTGGCHCGAVRFEVWAAADLQVFDCNCSICRKKQNRHFIVPASRFKLLKGAENITTYTFNTHKAQHTFCKSCGVQSFYTPRSNPDGYGIAPHCLDEGTVRSVVLEEFNGNEWEKAMMDHKTIQSKSAE from the exons ATGGTGAAAGCCAAGGGAGCTGCCGGAAAATCCCGCGGGAGGACcagacccgccgccgccgccgccgccgccggggcagccGCCGCGGCCCAAGCCTGGCTCCCCGCGGGGAAAGGAAAGAgccggcagggagggaagaaaccaTCTCCtccggagaggaaaggagaggagtcgCCATTGCCGCCGGCTCCTTTGGAGAGCGGCCCCTTAGATCTTGGGGGGCAGCGGGAGCGGTGGGTAAAGTTTCAGAAGCGTCAGAGCCTGACTTGCGAGGGGGCAGCCAAGCTCCTCTTGGACACCTT TGAATACCAAGGTCTGGTGAAACACACAGGAGGTTGCCACTGTGGAGCAGTGCGTTTTGAAGTCTGGGCTGCGGCGGATTTGCAGGTCTTTGACTGCAA CTGCAGCATTTGCAGAAAGAAACAGAACAGACACTTCATTGTCCCAGCTTCTCGCTTCAAGCTGCTAAAG GGAGCGGAGAACATAACCACGTACACGTTCAACACACACAAAGCCCAGCATACGTTCTGTAAGAGCTGTGGAGTCCAGAGTTTTTACACGCCTCGATCAAATCCTGATGGCTACG ggaTAGCTCCCCACTGCCTGGATGAGGGGACTGTGCGCAGTGTcgtcttggaagagttcaacggGAATGAATGGGAAAAGGCAATGATGGACCACAAGACCATCCAGAGCAAGTCAGCAGAATGA